DNA from Athene noctua chromosome Z, bAthNoc1.hap1.1, whole genome shotgun sequence:
AAGAATGTTCTAAACTAGGGCTGAAACTGGAGTTGGAAAAACAATCTTGCTACATTTTGTTTTACCTATGTACCTGAAAATCTGGattataaaattaagaaaaaacagtaacgtttaaaatgttttatatcaACATTGCATATTGCATTTACTTACGATTTATGTAATTatctttcttttgtattcttaGGAGATTcttaagaatgaaaaatatagagaagaaatgaaacagaaaatcaaagaTGTATCTGAAAAGGATAAGCTGCTTCAGACCAAGGAATACAAGGAGGGACTTGTTGCTGAACCAACTCGTACTCACGTTAAAGGCCACGCATCTGCCCCTTACTATGGCAAGAAAGAGCCTTCGCAAGATCCAACGAGCACTGCAAATACCTTTCAGCCAGGCTCCTGGATGCCACCAGGCAGTGGTAGCAATGATAATAAACAACTGTAATGTGCAGCTATTGCTAATGGATAAATATTCTAAGAGACAACACAAACAGCtgttatatatatgtgtgcaatAAAGCAATATTAAAGCAGTTTATTTTTGCAGAACTGTTCAAATAGGTGTAATCAGGACAAATGACTGTAAAATGTTTGGGTTTACTGAAAAACAGGACATGTTACTAAATGTTTGTTCTTGACAGTGGTTCATCGGTTACTCTTGAAATCATGCGTGGAAGGTTTTCTAGCtaacttaattttcttaaataattctAAATTGTTTTTCACTTGAAAATTCGTTTATTTTTACATAGTGTTTGATGTAATAGATTTTAGTTAATCAGTACACTTAAATTTTCCCAAACCTAGGTGTCAGTTTAAGATAATTATTCAGAGTGCTTGTTAAGTCCCTTGGCAATGCCAGTGTGCTTTTCTCTGGCAAGTGGATGGAAAAATTGATTTCATTAACAGGACTCACTTTGACACTGCACTGTCTACACACTGTATTAACCTTGGAGACATTCTTCCTAGATTTAAGAAAACAATCAACATATTTGAATGTTTGATTTGCAGCCAGCAGTAGGCACAGGATAAAATCAGGCTGAGTTCAACTACAGATAACTACTATAATAGAGAGTTAGAAGCACTTGGTAAAGCTGCTGGAAAATAACACGGGGTTTGGGACAAGGGACtgtcaataataataataataaaaaaatatttctagtgcATGTGGGGACTTCCCTAAATCATTAGATATATTTAGCCGCAGATCTCATTTGCTTCAAGATGATGTTTGAGAACCTAAAGTCAAAATAAAGACCACAcaactttttgaaaaaaagtatCAAATTTATTTATGCAGTGCATCTTTCATCAGTTCTCCTCCATGTGTTTTAAGCTATGTAGGTATCAAAGGTGGAACACATACACATGTGACAACACTTGATAACAAAAGGTGGAGACTTAAACCcatgtatttataaaatgccAAAATGCCAAATGACCAACAAAATTGAAAGGGGATCAACAATACTTCATATTTACTGTAATTCATCCCCACTTGTAATCCCCCTTCGTGTCAGGCAGCTCCACAGTTCTCATTTGAACAATGGTATTAtttcaaggttttatttttaaacacaataaAGGACTAGTTGCTAGAAAGCACAACTCTGTGCTGCCATTTAGAAATATGCTAAGTCTAAGAACTTAACAACTGGCATGAGCTCTTTAGAATTAGGCTATTAATAAAAATTAGACTTTGAAAAAGTAATCACTTCTGTTAGAAAAATATGAACTGGAATTAAGGTTAAATAATTTTGGCATATTTGTAACACAAACACCACTTGGACTTTTTCCAGCATGACAGCATTTTGCAACCCGGAAGGCAGCAGAGTTTCAAGGGCCATAAACACAAAGATCCCACCTAAAGCCAGAAGGTCCTAAATCAAAGGTAGCCAGAAGGTTAGCAAGTAGGAAGAACTACTGTCACCAGGATGCACATCCTCCTGTGTGCTCCCACAGCCAGACCTGCTATAGGTCACCAGGACACAGAACACTAGGCCACCTGGGCCTTTGTTCTCACCCCATTTATGGCTATTCTTTGAGGCATAAAAAGTTTCTGAAGGTAGAAACAAATTAGTTATAGGTAGAGTGTTTGGGTGATCCTTAAGGAAAGCCAAAACACATGGTTTGGTTTGAGTGGTGCAAGACAAATGAAGTTAGTAAGAACAAGCAATTAAGTTTCCTACAGTTCGGGCTGAGTTTAAAGACTCTTGATGGCTGATAGTTCAAGAAACAAAAAGCTATGGTAGGTTCTTTGTGCAGACAAGCCCCACTGAAAGACACTACAGCAACCCCTATCAGCATACAGCTGAATGAACCCCAGGGCCCCATGCAGCATCTTTAACAGAAATCAGAAAGGTGTGCTACCCAACTCTGAAGCTAGCTTAACTACAGCTCTGCTGAAGGTATACCAGAACTTGCCTTTCTGTCATCTAGTTTACCATGCACATCTTCCCCATAATTTGACAATTTTAAGACACTTGTTAAGTTGTAGCtcagctaaggaaaaaaaaaaaaatctaactccAGAGCCACCCAacaggttaattttttttaatttcacatgcAAATTCAGAAAAGCAACCTGCACTAGGACACAAGTAGTAGATTAAATGACTTGTAAGGAGCCACTTGGACAAACTTTAACACAAATCATCTCAGCAGAAAAAATACACTGAAGGGATTAAATTCCATACTTCAAGAAATAACAGGATCAAGTATCAAAGGACAGTTAAAACATAAAACGTACaagtgtttaatttaaaaagtggatTCTTTGCACAAGgaaggcctttttttttccccatttaatcCTTCTTTGTTCGTTTGGCTTTTGCAATATTCTCTTGGcgtttctgtttcttcttttgctCTCGCTCCCTGGCCTCAATCATTTTTGCAAGCTTCCATGAAAGTGCTGCACTAATTATGAATAACGGTGTAAGGGCCAAGATGACTGTAGTAAGAAAGCCGTATGGGTCCTTTGCAGCCCACTCCAAGATGTATTCAGCCCAAGCCTTAATATcgaacattttttctgtttttctattgGGAAAACCCTATGGAATACACAAATAATTTCTgagtattcagaaaaataaaagcagacataCACAGCAATTACCATTTCAATATGAGTCATCAACTTTCGTTATTAAAGAGCAAGCTCATTTTTGCTAGAAGAGTAGCGTTCCGTGTGTGAAAGTGTAATACAAAGTGTTGACCCTCCCTTCAAGTACCACGTTTACAAAAGAATTAGGCACGTCATCCAACAGAGCTTCAGATACTACCtcgaaaaaaaaagtgaatggaaaaaacGTGAAGTCTGTGCTCCTTCGGAAGAGAAGGAAAGCGCGCCCGGCTGGTTCACCTTTCTGTAGGTTTTACTAGAGAGCTGAGGGAGACGGGGCAGCGCTTTAGCTAGTGGACGAGCAACAGTCGATAGGACAGAAACCGCGTAGAAACGGGGTCTGCGAGCGCCCAGGCGGGCTGGGGAGGCCCGGCGGAGCAGGGGGGAGGCCCGGCGGAGCAGGGGGGAGGCCCGGCGGAGCAGGGGGGagcccgcccgccctgcccgccgccgcgcagccaTCGCGCTGTGCCCGTCACACCGCCGCCGCGCGCCCCCCACGCCCCGCCCCTCACACCGGCCGCGCtccggggccgccgccccgctctCACCTGCGGCGGGGGGGCCCAGCGCCGCCTCGGGCACCCTCCGGGGCTGCCGAGCGACGGAAGGTGGCGCCGAGGTCCCTGCGGAGAGAGGACAGAGGCCGTGAGGGAAAggcgcgcggcgcggcccggccccggcagcgctcGCCTCCGCCCGGCACAGGTAGCGCTGCTCGGGCGGTGCCGGAGGACGGCGGCAGCGGCGAGAAGGCATCgccggggctcggggcggggggccgcgccGTCCCGCCGCCCCTCCagtccctcccgccgccccccgccgccgccgccccacggtACCGCTGCGCTGGAGGGCGCCGGCCTGCCGAGCGGAAACCGGAAGGAGGCGCCCGCTCCGCCTATGCCGGCCGGGCGCAGAGGAAGCGGAGCCCGCGCGTGTCCCgcgtcccggcccccccgccccgccgcgccgggacggCCCCGCCGGGCGCCCAACCCTCCGCGGCCGCCCGCCGGGCGTCactccggggcggggcggcgcctcCGGGCCGCGCCCCCAGGGCTGGGTCCCgccgcgcggcggcggccggagggcGGGCGCTGCGCGTCCCGTGGGAGAGGCCGCCGCCGGGGAAGCGTCCTTTCCCGGGTCTCCGAGTGAATTTTCCAGACGGCGCAGTGACCCCGTCGCGGCTGGCGGCAGAGCGCAGCTCGTGCGCGGACGGCCTGGCAGCCGCCGGTGCCCCACGCAGGCCGGTGCCGGTGCGGGCGGCGGTGCCCGGTGCCCCGCGCCCGGCGTGCGCCGGTGCTCCGCAGCGTCTCCGGTTTCTCTCCCGTTCCGGTGCTGCTCCAGTGCGCGGCACGGCCGGGAGGTCGGCCGGCCACCAGGGACtcctgcccgtgccgtggcgaggcACCGGCCGCACGTCCTGCACCTCGCGGGCCTGCGGCGACCGGCTGCCGCGCTCCCTGCGCTCCCCCGGCTGAGGCTGTGGCACTGCTCCCTACCGAGCTGACCTCGGCAGCAATACTCGGCTGACCTCGGCATAACCTCGCTGACTCTTAAATATTCTTTAATATTCTCATACTGAAAATTCAAGGCTTCTGATTTTGCTTTATGTGTCTTGTGCAAAACCTTCCCTTCTGCTATTCTACACaaatgtgcacatacacacaccaaCGTGAATGAAAACTTATGCTTCCAAAGCACAGTTAGGCATAGATTATGCTCTTAGCTTAATACACGAGAAGATCTTGCAATCACTTATATTGTATCGATCCTTTCAAATTTTATTGATTCCTTTCTCTGTAGCATAACAGGAAATGCCATAGGGgcattctacttttttttctctgaatatttatAGTATTTCAAGGACAGCAAGCAGGCAGATAAATATATTCTGACAATGAGAGAGTCACTGACAAGAGAGCTGAGTGATCAAAAATGCTTTAGAGTATGTTGAAAGCAATTTGGTGCTATGTTCATTATTTATGCATTCTTATTCAAAACCCTGTCTGTAGCGTTCAGGCTCTTGTAATATCTTGAATAGaataggatagaatagaatagaagaATGGAATAAGAATAGAataggagaagagaagagaagagaagagaagagaagagaagagaagagaagagaagagaagagaagagagagaagagagaagagagaagagagaagagaagagaagagaagagaagagaagagaagagaagagaagagaagagaagagaagagaagagagagaagagagaagagagaagagagaagagagaagagaagagaagagaagagaagagaagagaagagaagagaagagaagagaagagaagagaagagaagagaagagaagagaagagaagagaagagaagaggaataatgcgagcattgtccaaatgcatcttaaacactgacaggcttgggacattgaccacctctctaggaagctgTTCCAGAGTTTGGCCACCGTCTTgctgaagaaatgcttcctagtgttcagtctaaacctctcctggcacagctttgaactgTTCCCATGCTTCTTATCTGTGGATACCCAGGAGAAGAggtcagcacctccctctccccttcccctcctcagcaaGCTGTAGAGAGCAACGAGGTCACCACTCAGCCTCCtctctccaaaccagacaagcccaaagtcctcagccactcctcacaggacatgccttccagccttTCACCAcatttgttgccctcctctggacacacccaaggaccttcacatccttcttaaatcctggggcccagcactgcccaCACTGCCCACTCAGGGTGAGGCTGCACCATcactgaatacagcgggataatcccctcttttgacCGGCTGGTTCCGCTGGGTTGGATGCACCCCAAgatgccgtttgccctcttggctgccagggcacactgctgactcacactGAGCTTAGTGtcacaccagcacccccagatccctttctgcagggctgctctctccagcaactcctctcccagttcaTACTTGTGCCTGCCACTACTCCATCTTAGGTGCAACATCGGACATGTTTTCTTGTTAAATGTCATCCCGTTAATCAATGCCCAATCCtgcaatctatctagatccctctgcgaggcctcttgtccctcaagagagtcaacagcacctcccagttccGTATCATCAGCAACTTGCTCATGGTGCATTcagctcctgcatccagatcgttgataaatatattgaagaGGACTGGCCCTAggattgagccctgaggaacaccactggtcaCCTGTCACCAGCCAGACGTAGCcccattcaccacaaccctttgagcGCTGCCTTTAGCTGGTTCTTCACCTAGTGCACGCCATGAACTcactcatcccacagttggacaacttgtccaggaggatgctgtgagggacagtatcaaaagccttactaaaatccagaaaaacacaCCCACCACCTTCCCTTCATGCACTGGGCAGGTAACCTTAGCATAGAAGGAGGtcaaattagttaaacaggactttcctCCTGTGTACCCATGTcgactgtgcctgatgattgtATTGTTCTTACTGTTCTTTAAATGCCATTTGGTAGCACCCAGTGTgatcttctccataatttttccaggtaCAGAGGTTAGACTAAtgggtctgtagtttcctgggtcttccCCCATGTGCTTCTTGTAAATTGGAATAACACTGCCTAGCGTCCAGGCAGTGCGGACCTCACCAGACCCCCAAGATCATGTTTATATCTGTACATTTATGTCTGTACATGGGTTACTTAGCCATTTACACGAACATTAAAACTCTTAGATATTTTATGGGTATGTGTTTCATTTGTGACTTGTAAATCTTAAGAAAATGTAACAATCTAAATTTATGGGAGCCTTCTACCAggtttggtggccttctacgacagGATTACAGCATTGGTGAATAAAGAACAACTGATATTatctacttggacttgtgcaagcatttgacactgtcccacacgacatccttgactaaattggagagacatggacttgatGGTTCAACAACTCAGTGCATAAGGAATcagctggatggtcacactcaaagagttacagtcaacaCCTCGATGGCCAatgtggagagcagtgatgagtgacgttcctcaggggtcggtgttgggagaGGGACTGTTTAacatctgttttgctgattaaggataccaattaaactcggacatagagtgaaaagagtaggtgtattttacaggtgataaccaaataatgtgacagagtaaaacatgcagtatgaaaaggcagaataatgcacctaaagcaacaaatagtaaaatacaggataatgcatcaaatcattactacctgagagagagaacagtgattaataAAGATACATCatcacttgcatatgttaccatcatccagacccgcagtggctgggcaaccccggctgcagggagggtttgcagagcctgtcccggccaggGGGAAATCCCACGCGGtacgtccatccgtaggtgaggctgccaaagcccctgtgagcgggtccagccttatataccagagattggcaagccagaagagctggcacctttgttttgaatggaaaatttctggtttcattctcctgttggattccacccaaagcctggccagggctcagggggagaGACCaggggagtttctaacaaggccagacaCTTGGCTTCTCAGCCTTGagcaaggctaaacaagggaagttggatacattctctcctcactactgatgatattttgtctaagctgcatctttcaccaGTGACCTTACATACTtggttaatgattacagactaagttagcagcttcggcttggggcctgttgttcaggcttcagtatttcaatgctttagcactttttacatcagcataagtgggttgttataacttagtacgaTACCTACTGGTACAATggttttcatttataaaatatacaggattcatctacaagtcaactctgatttgggcctgttgtccaagccttagcacttcattcggtcctttgacctataggtgaatcatggctgTCAAAACATTTCTATGATTATTGACATTAGTCTTTGTTCATCAGTTGATGATGTCTCGTCAGGTatgtcccgatccaatattggggagggttcttaaatgatcctaggagtgaacttaagacacaaacgaggtt
Protein-coding regions in this window:
- the SMIM15 gene encoding small integral membrane protein 15, whose product is MFDIKAWAEYILEWAAKDPYGFLTTVILALTPLFIISAALSWKLAKMIEAREREQKKKQKRQENIAKAKRTKKD
- the NDUFAF2 gene encoding NADH dehydrogenase [ubiquinone] 1 alpha subcomplex assembly factor 2; the protein is MGRAWAALRALRLRLFGPAKELVGTDQFGNKYYRLPKHETRAGQIIPERRFVEAINRQAYQYEMGDFPTEWEAWIRKKRKDPPTTEEILKNEKYREEMKQKIKDVSEKDKLLQTKEYKEGLVAEPTRTHVKGHASAPYYGKKEPSQDPTSTANTFQPGSWMPPGSGSNDNKQL